A genome region from Candidatus Nitrospira nitrificans includes the following:
- the speD gene encoding S-adenosylmethionine decarboxylase, giving the protein MVGSGKAWGLCTAVDLHDCNPQLIRDAEYIKRYVVELCDLIDMKRFGECQVVDFGEGPVAGYSMVQLISTSLISGHFANETNHAYLDIFSCKGYDPAVVESFSKEFFGASRSVATATLRY; this is encoded by the coding sequence ATGGTGGGAAGCGGCAAGGCATGGGGGCTCTGCACTGCTGTTGACCTTCACGATTGCAATCCCCAACTGATCCGAGATGCGGAATATATCAAGCGCTACGTCGTGGAGCTGTGTGACCTCATCGACATGAAGCGCTTTGGTGAATGTCAGGTCGTCGATTTTGGCGAAGGGCCCGTGGCCGGCTACTCCATGGTGCAGTTGATCTCCACCTCATTGATCAGCGGTCATTTTGCCAATGAAACCAATCACGCCTACCTCGATATTTTCAGCTGCAAGGGGTACGACCCCGCGGTGGTCGAGTCGTTTTCAAAGGAGTTTTTCGGAGCCAGTCGTAGTGTTGCGACTGCCACACTCCGGTACTAA
- a CDS encoding SCP2 sterol-binding domain-containing protein: protein MKATTVREVFDSLPSKLDKDAAEDVEAVYQFDLRGKQGGQYHLLVHNGICVVKDGTHADPHVTLSMTGEDCIGVLNGHLSGMTMAMSGRLQITGDIGLAMQLKSLFPNIVER, encoded by the coding sequence ATGAAAGCCACGACTGTCAGAGAGGTGTTCGACTCCCTCCCGTCAAAACTTGATAAGGATGCCGCTGAGGATGTTGAGGCCGTCTACCAGTTTGACCTCCGTGGAAAGCAAGGCGGTCAGTACCATCTGCTGGTGCACAATGGAATCTGCGTCGTGAAGGATGGAACTCATGCCGATCCGCATGTAACTCTTTCGATGACCGGAGAGGATTGCATCGGGGTTCTGAACGGACATCTCAGCGGAATGACGATGGCGATGTCGGGGCGTTTGCAGATTACCGGGGATATCGGACTGGCCATGCAGCTGAAGTCCTTGTTTCCAAACATTGTCGAGCGTTGA